In one Nocardioides luteus genomic region, the following are encoded:
- a CDS encoding MCE family protein — translation MAHHSDTQLKRTGVITIVAIALALTAAFNLRKLPWFAGTTYQAEFSDTSGLHVGNRVEIAGIRVGRVSDIEIDGAKVVVSFSVEGTEIGHRSEAKIGVLNLLGEKYLDITPQGGRTLDAGSRIPLARTSAGSDIVGTFGDLAETTEAIDTQQLAKALTTMSGTLDKAGPEVQGAFHGIAALSQTIAARGDELESLLQDAEKVVQLVNERKQDIIGVMENGDQVFAELIQRRQAIHQLLVNATALAEQLQALVKENQKQIGPALDALEQALKFLNARDEDLTKTIQNYGPYASILINIIGTGPWFDAYLANLTGIVSGEFVPGRRPGIVQ, via the coding sequence ATGGCACACCACTCGGACACTCAGCTGAAGCGCACCGGCGTGATCACGATCGTGGCGATCGCGCTCGCCCTGACGGCGGCGTTCAACCTGCGCAAGCTGCCCTGGTTCGCCGGAACCACCTACCAGGCCGAGTTCTCCGACACCAGCGGCCTGCACGTGGGCAACCGGGTGGAGATCGCCGGCATCCGGGTCGGCCGGGTCAGCGACATCGAGATCGACGGCGCCAAGGTGGTCGTCTCCTTCTCGGTCGAGGGCACCGAGATCGGCCACCGCAGCGAGGCGAAGATCGGGGTGCTCAACCTGCTCGGGGAGAAGTACCTCGACATCACTCCGCAGGGCGGCCGGACGCTCGACGCCGGCTCGAGGATCCCGCTGGCCCGCACCAGCGCCGGCAGCGACATCGTCGGCACGTTCGGGGACCTGGCCGAGACCACGGAGGCGATCGACACCCAGCAGCTCGCCAAGGCGCTGACCACCATGTCGGGCACCCTCGACAAGGCGGGCCCCGAGGTGCAGGGCGCGTTCCACGGGATTGCGGCGCTCTCCCAGACGATCGCCGCCCGCGGCGACGAGCTGGAGTCGCTGCTCCAGGACGCCGAGAAGGTCGTGCAGCTCGTCAACGAGCGCAAGCAGGACATCATCGGCGTGATGGAGAACGGCGACCAGGTCTTCGCCGAGTTGATCCAGCGCCGCCAGGCCATCCACCAGCTGCTGGTCAACGCGACCGCGCTGGCCGAGCAGCTGCAGGCCCTGGTGAAGGAGAACCAGAAGCAGATCGGTCCCGCGCTGGACGCGCTCGAGCAGGCGCTGAAGTTCCTCAACGCCCGTGACGAGGACCTGACCAAGACCATCCAGAACTACGGGCCGTACGCGTCGATCCTGATCAACATCATCGGCACCGGCCCTTGGTTCGACGCCTACCTCGCCAACTTGACCGGCATCGTGAGCGGTGAGTTCGTGCCCGGACGACGACCAGGGATCGTGCAATGA
- a CDS encoding SDR family oxidoreductase, giving the protein MSVDLTGKIAIVTGAGAGLGRAEAVALARAGARLVLNDLPGAAEEAAEEIRGFGGEAVIAAGDVSERATADAMMAAAVDGLGGLDIVVNNAGITRDKMLFNMSDEEFDLVVRVHLRGHFLLTRNASAHWRSVAKATGAPVDAAVVNTSSEAFLSGPPGQANYGAAKAGITALTMSTARSMGRSGVRANAICPRAATAMTEGVLSGDSYGPEHVAPLVTYLASPAAAAITGQVFVVYGGMIAVLAPPTVAERFDNAAWDLDSLDKQVGGWFADRDPAAGFSADSIMQLTLTDDKEQ; this is encoded by the coding sequence GTGAGCGTTGATCTGACAGGCAAGATCGCGATCGTCACCGGCGCCGGAGCCGGGCTCGGGCGCGCCGAGGCGGTCGCCCTGGCCCGCGCCGGCGCCCGGCTGGTGCTCAACGACCTGCCCGGCGCCGCCGAGGAGGCCGCCGAGGAGATCCGTGGGTTCGGTGGCGAGGCGGTGATCGCGGCCGGGGACGTGAGCGAGCGTGCCACCGCCGACGCGATGATGGCCGCTGCCGTCGACGGTTTGGGTGGCCTCGACATCGTGGTCAACAACGCGGGCATCACCCGCGACAAGATGCTCTTCAACATGTCCGACGAGGAGTTCGACCTCGTCGTACGCGTCCACCTCCGCGGCCACTTCCTGCTGACCCGCAACGCCTCGGCCCACTGGCGGTCGGTCGCGAAGGCGACGGGCGCGCCGGTCGATGCCGCGGTGGTGAACACCTCCTCGGAGGCGTTCCTCTCCGGCCCTCCCGGACAGGCCAACTACGGTGCCGCGAAGGCGGGGATCACCGCACTGACGATGTCGACGGCCCGCTCGATGGGTCGGTCCGGCGTACGTGCCAACGCGATCTGCCCGCGCGCGGCGACCGCGATGACCGAGGGCGTGCTCTCGGGGGACTCCTACGGGCCCGAGCACGTGGCTCCGCTGGTCACCTACCTCGCCTCGCCGGCCGCCGCGGCGATCACCGGACAGGTCTTCGTCGTCTACGGCGGGATGATCGCCGTCCTGGCGCCGCCGACCGTGGCCGAACGCTTCGACAACGCCGCCTGGGACCTGGACTCGCTCGACAAGCAGGTCGGCGGCTGGTTCGCCGACCGCGACCCCGCGGCCGGGTTCTCGGCCGACTCGATCATGCAGCTCACGCTGACGGACGACAAGGAGCAGTGA
- a CDS encoding MCE family protein, with the protein MRRLWAAVAMLGIVAVASGCGVQAYDLPLPGKEVGEGDGYVVTAKFNDVVDVVPRTKVMANDVPVGQVDKVEREGWHAKVTMTIRKNIELPADALANVRQTSLLGEKYIALVAPEGSTVASAGKLGDGATIGLDRTNRNPEVEEVLGALSFLLAGGGVGQLKTISDELNTMMDGRTGDMRALLGNLETTVASLNQQKGSIIRAMEQVDRLTRTLNKESTSIEAAIDSFGPALEVLRQQHADLLKMMKALDRLGVVATRVINQSGANLTTALEELAPTLRELADAGDSLPRGLMMAASFPFPENASGLAMGDYSNALFHMDLDLGKLVGSLTNGESPGLLPQVFQICLSYSKGCEAIQPLAKALCDLTNMQITCSVVGKEDTAAKPGEKTPKLPDISDLLPKSSASTKTPGLNDLVPEIAEGLSAPTDAESPTAEPTTGGLAGLLGLLGGGS; encoded by the coding sequence ATGAGGCGTCTCTGGGCAGCCGTGGCGATGCTCGGCATCGTCGCCGTGGCGAGCGGGTGCGGCGTACAGGCCTATGACCTGCCGCTTCCCGGCAAGGAGGTCGGCGAGGGCGACGGCTACGTCGTCACCGCGAAGTTCAACGACGTCGTCGACGTGGTGCCACGCACCAAGGTGATGGCCAACGACGTGCCGGTCGGCCAGGTCGACAAGGTCGAGCGCGAGGGCTGGCACGCCAAGGTCACCATGACCATCCGCAAGAACATCGAGCTCCCGGCCGACGCGCTGGCCAACGTACGCCAGACCAGCCTGCTGGGGGAGAAGTACATCGCCCTGGTGGCGCCCGAGGGGTCCACGGTCGCCAGCGCCGGCAAGCTCGGCGACGGGGCGACCATCGGGCTCGACCGCACCAACCGCAACCCCGAGGTCGAGGAGGTGCTCGGCGCTCTCTCCTTCCTGCTCGCCGGCGGCGGCGTCGGTCAGCTGAAGACGATCAGCGACGAGCTCAACACGATGATGGACGGGCGCACCGGCGACATGCGGGCGCTGCTGGGCAACCTGGAGACCACGGTCGCCTCGCTCAACCAGCAGAAGGGCTCGATCATCAGGGCGATGGAGCAGGTCGACCGGCTGACCCGCACCCTCAACAAGGAGTCCACGTCGATCGAGGCGGCCATCGACTCCTTCGGGCCGGCCCTCGAGGTGCTCCGCCAGCAGCACGCCGATCTGTTGAAGATGATGAAGGCGCTGGACCGGCTCGGCGTGGTCGCGACCCGGGTGATCAACCAGAGCGGCGCCAACCTGACCACCGCGCTCGAGGAGCTGGCGCCGACGTTGCGCGAGCTCGCCGACGCCGGTGACTCACTGCCGCGCGGCCTGATGATGGCGGCCAGCTTCCCGTTCCCCGAGAACGCCTCGGGGCTGGCGATGGGTGACTACTCCAACGCGCTGTTCCACATGGACCTCGACCTCGGCAAGCTGGTCGGCAGCCTCACCAACGGCGAGTCGCCCGGCCTGCTGCCGCAGGTCTTCCAGATCTGCCTGTCCTACTCCAAGGGGTGCGAGGCGATCCAGCCGCTGGCCAAGGCGCTGTGCGACCTGACCAACATGCAGATCACGTGCTCCGTGGTCGGCAAGGAGGACACCGCGGCCAAGCCGGGCGAGAAGACGCCGAAGCTGCCCGACATCTCCGACCTGCTGCCCAAGAGCTCGGCCTCGACCAAGACGCCGGGGCTCAACGACCTGGTCCCGGAGATCGCCGAGGGGCTCTCGGCGCCCACGGACGCCGAGTCGCCGACGGCCGAGCCGACCACCGGAGGCCTGGCGGGCCTCCTCGGACTGCTGGGAGGCGGCAGCTGA
- a CDS encoding acyl-CoA dehydrogenase has product MPIGITDEHQALSESLRDWAKGLGGIALARAAEGTASARFDEVWRGVEEYGVAGIAAPEPNGGGGTLLDAAVALEACAHELLPGPLLGSTVAAFLAGAAGRGDLVATITAGGCGIALDPVLDHDERVVGTVPVVYDGGGAAQLLLGARSGDGEERWFLLAAEQAEVRPQAGPDLTRRVAEVRVDIDAGEAIEIPGLRGETVRRTALTLAAAEASGIAQRCLTTAVEYAKVREQFGAPIGSFQAIKHLCAQMLETAEAVAATAWDAAASAETALSEGGDTGQWAFAAEVAGATVLDGAVRAAQDCIQVLGGIGFTFEHDAHLYLRRAVALRSLLGGGDAHAVALAGHAVAGTRRSVRVDLDGKDEDVRPRVRETVAAIAARPEAERRDALVDAAYLAPHWPAPYGLGAGPVEQLVIDEELAAAGVARPDIKIAGWAVPTILKHGTDAQRERFVDASLRGEIVWCQLFSEPGAGSDLASLATRAERVEGGWRLTGQKVWTSLAAEADWAICLARTNPDVPKHKGITYFLVDMRSEGIDVRPLRELTGDALFNEVFLDAVFVPDELVVGEVDGGWRLARTTLANERVAMASTNLGGSVERAVALADGRGEAELARVGHAVALSTVCALLGVRSTLKALAGRGPGAESSVAKLLTVRNRQDASELVVDLLGPRALTDDPQVREDLHQSQLTRCLSIAGGTTQVLRNVAAEQILGLPR; this is encoded by the coding sequence GTGCCGATCGGCATCACCGACGAACACCAAGCCCTCAGCGAGAGCCTGCGCGACTGGGCGAAGGGGCTGGGCGGCATCGCCCTTGCCCGGGCCGCCGAGGGCACCGCCTCCGCGCGTTTCGACGAGGTGTGGCGAGGTGTCGAGGAGTACGGCGTAGCCGGCATCGCGGCGCCCGAGCCGAACGGCGGCGGCGGCACCCTCCTGGACGCGGCGGTCGCGCTCGAGGCCTGCGCGCACGAGCTGCTCCCGGGTCCGCTCCTCGGCAGCACGGTCGCCGCCTTTCTCGCGGGCGCGGCCGGCCGCGGCGACCTGGTCGCGACCATCACCGCCGGCGGGTGCGGGATCGCGCTCGACCCGGTCCTCGATCACGACGAGCGTGTCGTCGGCACCGTCCCGGTCGTCTACGACGGCGGGGGAGCCGCCCAGCTGCTGCTCGGTGCCCGGAGCGGAGACGGTGAGGAGCGCTGGTTCCTCCTCGCGGCGGAGCAGGCGGAGGTACGTCCCCAGGCCGGCCCGGATCTGACCAGGCGGGTTGCCGAGGTGCGGGTCGACATCGACGCCGGCGAGGCGATCGAGATCCCGGGGCTGCGCGGCGAGACGGTGCGCCGTACGGCCCTCACGCTCGCCGCCGCCGAGGCCTCCGGGATCGCACAGCGGTGCCTGACCACGGCCGTGGAGTACGCCAAGGTGCGCGAGCAGTTCGGCGCACCGATCGGGTCGTTCCAGGCGATCAAGCACCTCTGTGCGCAGATGCTGGAGACCGCCGAGGCGGTGGCCGCGACCGCGTGGGACGCGGCCGCCTCGGCCGAGACGGCGCTGTCGGAGGGAGGAGACACCGGCCAGTGGGCCTTCGCCGCCGAGGTCGCCGGCGCCACCGTGCTCGACGGTGCGGTCCGGGCGGCCCAGGACTGCATCCAGGTGCTCGGCGGGATCGGCTTCACCTTCGAGCACGACGCCCACCTCTACCTGCGCCGAGCGGTCGCCCTGCGCAGCCTCCTCGGTGGAGGCGACGCGCATGCGGTCGCGCTGGCCGGGCACGCCGTGGCCGGGACCCGCCGCTCGGTCCGGGTCGACCTCGACGGCAAGGACGAGGACGTACGTCCCCGGGTGCGCGAGACGGTCGCCGCGATCGCCGCGCGTCCGGAGGCCGAGCGCCGGGATGCGCTCGTCGACGCGGCCTACCTGGCGCCGCACTGGCCGGCTCCGTACGGCCTCGGTGCCGGTCCCGTCGAGCAGCTCGTCATCGACGAGGAGCTCGCCGCGGCGGGCGTGGCCCGCCCCGACATCAAGATCGCCGGGTGGGCGGTGCCGACCATCCTCAAGCACGGCACCGACGCCCAGCGCGAGCGGTTCGTCGACGCCTCGCTGCGTGGCGAGATCGTCTGGTGCCAGCTGTTCAGCGAGCCGGGCGCGGGCTCCGACCTGGCCTCGCTGGCGACCCGGGCCGAGCGGGTCGAGGGCGGCTGGCGGCTGACCGGGCAGAAGGTGTGGACCTCGCTCGCGGCCGAGGCCGACTGGGCGATCTGCCTGGCGCGTACGAACCCCGACGTCCCCAAGCACAAGGGCATCACCTACTTCCTCGTGGACATGCGCAGCGAGGGGATCGACGTCCGCCCGCTGCGCGAGCTGACCGGGGACGCACTCTTCAACGAGGTCTTCCTCGACGCCGTGTTCGTGCCCGACGAGCTCGTCGTCGGGGAGGTCGACGGCGGCTGGCGGCTGGCTCGCACCACGCTGGCCAACGAGCGCGTCGCGATGGCCTCGACCAACCTCGGCGGCAGCGTCGAGCGGGCGGTCGCGCTCGCCGACGGCCGGGGCGAGGCCGAGCTCGCCCGGGTCGGCCATGCGGTCGCGCTCTCCACGGTCTGCGCGCTGCTCGGGGTCCGTTCCACGCTCAAGGCGCTCGCCGGCCGCGGACCTGGTGCGGAGTCCTCGGTCGCGAAGCTGCTCACGGTGCGCAACCGCCAGGACGCCTCCGAGCTCGTCGTGGACCTGCTCGGGCCGCGGGCGCTCACCGACGACCCGCAGGTGCGCGAGGACCTGCACCAGTCCCAGCTGACCCGCTGTCTCTCCATCGCCGGAGGCACCACCCAGGTGCTCCGCAACGTGGCCGCCGAGCAGATCCTGGGGCTGCCGCGCTAG
- a CDS encoding ferredoxin, with protein MAKVIVDFDLCESNGMCEAFAPDVFEIDDDDYLQVEDPTVTDENRDRVEQAVAGCPKAALRIEE; from the coding sequence ATGGCAAAGGTGATCGTGGACTTCGACCTGTGCGAGTCCAACGGGATGTGCGAGGCGTTCGCACCCGACGTGTTCGAGATCGACGACGACGACTACCTGCAGGTCGAGGACCCGACGGTGACCGACGAGAACCGCGACCGCGTCGAGCAGGCCGTGGCCGGCTGCCCCAAGGCAGCCCTGAGGATCGAGGAGTAG
- a CDS encoding MlaD family protein, with the protein MTRSVRNKLVIFLVLAAVGIFYVSAAYLGVVDRVLGRHVDVSIDLPASGGLYVGSEVNYRGISIGRVASMTVTDEGVRAGLQLDPGTEVPKDAKVEVHNLSAVGEQYINFIPDSASGPYLAEGDVVTAGPESLPGTTDELLTELNSFTTSINGQDLSTVVAELGTLFRGNAENLRTLLDSGSTLVDEASAHRRETIRLLNTSQTVLQTQKEHSGDIREFAKGLEEVTATLDKRDPELREILQGGEATAVQVQSLLDGLQPLLPVFLANLSTVNEVLTARLPAIEQTLVTFPRVVATGFTGSPGDGYGHLSMGYVYTTPPCQEGYKPADQWIPGTVMEDQPLYPAKCTDERAQPGYQGDNPIMQRGVNMVPKPEGVGKYVTTYDPKTGRTQLPDGKTVTMSTPTDDGGLVSALSDDSWRSMILGEE; encoded by the coding sequence ATGACCCGGAGCGTACGCAACAAGCTGGTGATCTTCCTGGTGCTCGCCGCGGTCGGCATCTTCTACGTCTCGGCCGCCTACCTCGGCGTCGTCGACCGGGTCCTGGGCCGCCACGTCGACGTCTCGATCGACCTGCCGGCCTCCGGTGGGCTCTACGTGGGCAGCGAGGTCAACTACCGCGGCATCAGCATCGGCCGGGTGGCCTCGATGACCGTCACCGACGAGGGCGTACGCGCCGGGCTGCAGCTCGACCCCGGCACCGAGGTGCCGAAGGATGCCAAGGTGGAGGTCCACAACCTCTCGGCGGTGGGGGAGCAGTACATCAACTTCATCCCCGACTCCGCCTCCGGGCCCTACCTCGCCGAGGGCGACGTGGTGACCGCCGGGCCCGAGTCCTTGCCCGGCACCACCGACGAGCTGCTCACCGAGCTCAACAGCTTCACCACCTCGATCAACGGCCAGGACCTGAGCACCGTGGTGGCCGAGCTCGGCACCCTGTTCCGCGGCAACGCCGAGAACCTGCGTACGTTGCTCGACTCGGGCTCCACGCTCGTCGACGAGGCCTCGGCCCACCGACGCGAGACGATCCGTCTCCTCAACACCAGCCAGACCGTGCTCCAGACGCAGAAGGAGCACAGCGGCGACATCCGCGAGTTCGCCAAGGGGCTCGAGGAGGTCACCGCCACGCTCGACAAGCGCGACCCGGAGCTGCGCGAGATCCTGCAGGGCGGCGAGGCGACCGCGGTCCAGGTGCAGTCGCTGCTCGACGGGCTGCAGCCGCTGCTGCCGGTCTTCCTGGCCAACCTCAGCACGGTCAACGAGGTGCTCACCGCCCGGCTGCCCGCGATCGAGCAGACCCTGGTGACCTTCCCGCGTGTCGTCGCGACAGGGTTTACCGGCTCGCCCGGTGACGGCTACGGTCACCTGTCGATGGGCTACGTCTACACCACACCGCCGTGCCAGGAGGGCTACAAGCCCGCCGACCAGTGGATCCCCGGCACCGTGATGGAGGACCAGCCGCTCTACCCGGCCAAGTGCACCGACGAGCGCGCCCAGCCCGGCTACCAGGGCGACAACCCGATCATGCAGCGCGGCGTCAACATGGTGCCGAAGCCCGAAGGCGTCGGAAAGTACGTGACGACCTACGACCCGAAGACCGGGCGCACCCAGCTCCCCGACGGAAAGACGGTCACGATGTCCACCCCGACCGATGACGGAGGCCTCGTCTCCGCCCTGTCCGACGACTCCTGGCGATCGATGATCCTGGGAGAGGAGTGA
- a CDS encoding glucose 1-dehydrogenase: MARLEGKIAIVTGGAQGQGAAIARAFVAEGAEVVIADVADEPGKLLAEELGESALFVHHDVSSEESWTALVAETAAAYGPVNVLANNAGILRFGEILTQPVEEFELLWRVNTLGCFLGMRSVITTMKENGGGSIINASSIEGLAGMAFVAGYTSTKFAIRGMTKAAALELGPSGIRVNSVHPGMIDTSMTRGVGADDAAMEFGASKVALKRVGHPADIAPLYVYLASDESSFVTGAEIAIDGGATATHAFGG; this comes from the coding sequence ATGGCACGTCTCGAGGGCAAGATCGCGATCGTCACCGGCGGCGCACAGGGGCAGGGGGCCGCGATCGCGCGCGCCTTCGTCGCCGAGGGCGCCGAGGTCGTCATCGCCGACGTGGCCGACGAGCCCGGCAAGCTGCTCGCCGAGGAGCTGGGGGAGTCCGCCCTCTTCGTGCACCACGACGTGAGCTCGGAGGAGTCCTGGACGGCGCTCGTGGCCGAGACCGCCGCTGCGTACGGTCCGGTCAACGTCCTCGCCAACAACGCCGGCATCCTGCGCTTCGGCGAGATCCTCACCCAGCCGGTCGAGGAGTTCGAGCTGCTGTGGCGGGTCAACACCCTCGGCTGCTTCCTCGGGATGCGCTCGGTGATCACGACGATGAAGGAGAACGGCGGCGGCTCGATCATCAACGCCTCCTCGATCGAGGGGCTGGCGGGGATGGCGTTCGTGGCCGGTTACACCTCGACCAAGTTCGCCATCCGCGGCATGACCAAGGCCGCCGCCCTCGAGCTGGGCCCCAGCGGCATCCGGGTCAACTCCGTCCACCCGGGCATGATCGACACCTCCATGACCCGCGGTGTCGGCGCCGACGACGCCGCCATGGAGTTCGGCGCCTCGAAGGTCGCCCTCAAGCGGGTCGGCCACCCCGCGGACATCGCCCCGCTCTACGTCTACCTCGCCTCCGACGAGTCGAGCTTCGTCACCGGCGCCGAGATCGCCATCGACGGCGGTGCCACCGCCACCCACGCCTTCGGCGGCTGA
- a CDS encoding TetR family transcriptional regulator — MTSVSAEPRDTDGNTPAAAPTGGSAAQRERRRRILDATITLAAEGGFDAVQMRAVAEQAEVALGTLYRYFPSKIHLLVSALAREFTKDVERSAVRATPGDTAHERIMYVLNRRTRALQKQPKLTEALVRAFMFADQSVTGEIHVVGTSLTTVIARAMHGTPDHGEVTEEEAAIIRIISDVWLSALISWVTGRMDTEDVEKSIDVAVRLLLR; from the coding sequence GTGACGTCCGTCAGCGCGGAGCCACGCGACACCGATGGCAACACTCCGGCCGCCGCACCCACCGGCGGGTCCGCGGCCCAGCGAGAGCGCCGCCGGCGCATCCTCGACGCCACGATCACGCTCGCGGCCGAGGGCGGGTTCGACGCCGTGCAGATGCGCGCCGTCGCCGAGCAGGCCGAGGTCGCGCTCGGCACCCTCTACCGCTACTTCCCCTCGAAGATCCATCTGCTGGTCTCCGCGCTGGCGCGCGAGTTCACCAAGGACGTCGAGCGCTCGGCCGTCCGCGCGACCCCGGGCGACACCGCGCACGAGCGGATCATGTACGTCCTCAACCGCCGCACCCGCGCCCTGCAGAAGCAGCCCAAGCTCACCGAGGCCCTGGTCCGCGCCTTCATGTTCGCCGACCAGTCGGTGACCGGCGAGATCCACGTGGTCGGCACCAGCCTCACCACGGTGATCGCCCGCGCCATGCACGGCACCCCCGACCACGGCGAGGTCACCGAGGAGGAGGCCGCCATCATCCGGATCATCTCCGACGTATGGCTCTCCGCGCTCATCTCCTGGGTCACCGGCCGGATGGACACCGAGGACGTCGAGAAGTCGATCGACGTCGCCGTACGCCTGCTGCTGCGCTGA
- a CDS encoding MCE family protein codes for MTKNFWGRKWAALPIALVLMCGLLLVSEVAAPETKMVTASFPQAVSIYEGSDVVIMGVKIGKVASLEPKGDHVDAVIEYESDYKLPEDVKAAIVTPTLVADRFVQLTPAYTGGPALADGGEIPIERTAVPVELDRIYASLSELTTALGPNGANKNGALSDVLREGADALEGNGKIGNQAIADMSEAAQVLGGNSEQLFSTLSQLSEVTRTLARNDDTTEKFLTDLSTVSTQLAGESDELDQALAAIAQAVKVTKSFVENNSDALVGDVKELNKTLNVLAKEKETLGTVLDLAPLGIGNLAESFDARSGSVGFRLQVGPIGSDLSNILCMVVENDQIPGAKEICALFKALLPAGSTAPAGEALTEGSVPTDRDTETGLPLETGTPAKQPEVEPEVVTQGGISELTGSLQELMSGGKR; via the coding sequence ATGACAAAGAACTTCTGGGGCCGGAAGTGGGCCGCGCTGCCGATCGCGCTCGTGCTGATGTGCGGGCTGCTGCTCGTCTCCGAGGTCGCCGCGCCCGAAACCAAGATGGTGACCGCGAGCTTCCCGCAGGCGGTGAGCATCTACGAGGGCTCCGACGTGGTGATCATGGGCGTCAAGATCGGCAAGGTCGCCTCGCTCGAGCCGAAGGGCGACCACGTGGACGCGGTGATCGAGTACGAGAGCGACTACAAGCTGCCCGAGGACGTGAAGGCGGCGATCGTCACCCCGACGCTCGTCGCGGACCGGTTCGTCCAGCTGACGCCGGCCTACACCGGCGGACCGGCCCTGGCCGACGGCGGTGAGATCCCGATCGAGCGCACCGCGGTCCCGGTCGAGCTCGACCGGATCTACGCCAGCCTCTCCGAGCTCACCACGGCGCTGGGCCCCAACGGCGCCAACAAGAACGGCGCGCTCAGCGACGTGCTGCGGGAGGGAGCCGACGCCCTGGAGGGCAACGGCAAGATCGGCAACCAGGCGATCGCCGACATGTCCGAGGCGGCCCAGGTCCTGGGCGGCAACTCCGAGCAGCTGTTCAGCACGCTCTCCCAGCTCTCCGAGGTCACCAGGACGCTGGCGAGGAACGACGACACGACCGAGAAGTTCCTGACCGACCTCTCGACCGTCTCCACCCAGCTGGCCGGGGAGAGCGACGAGCTCGACCAGGCGCTCGCCGCGATCGCGCAGGCGGTCAAGGTGACCAAGTCCTTCGTGGAGAACAACTCCGACGCCCTGGTCGGCGACGTCAAGGAGCTCAACAAGACGCTCAACGTCCTGGCCAAGGAGAAGGAGACCCTCGGCACCGTCCTCGACCTGGCGCCGCTGGGCATCGGCAACCTGGCCGAGTCCTTCGACGCGAGGTCCGGCTCGGTCGGCTTCCGGCTGCAGGTCGGGCCGATCGGCTCGGACCTGTCCAACATCCTCTGCATGGTCGTCGAGAACGACCAGATCCCGGGCGCCAAGGAGATCTGCGCGCTGTTCAAGGCGCTGCTACCGGCGGGGTCGACCGCTCCGGCGGGCGAGGCGCTCACCGAGGGCAGCGTCCCCACCGACCGCGACACCGAGACCGGGCTGCCGCTCGAAACCGGCACCCCGGCGAAGCAGCCCGAGGTCGAGCCCGAGGTCGTCACCCAGGGCGGCATCTCCGAGCTCACCGGCTCGCTCCAGGAACTGATGTCGGGAGGGAAGAGATGA
- a CDS encoding pyridoxamine 5'-phosphate oxidase family protein: MAGSRQSVQLTEAEIEEFLASQMKVQVATVGPDGAPHLTTLFYVLDEGKIVFWTYGSSQKVRNLRRDPRVTCLVEDGVDYFELRGVSITGKARLVEDYDEIKGIGSRVMTRMAGGADLGELGEELVSKQAHKRVGIVIEPDKVASWDHRKLGALPGQG; the protein is encoded by the coding sequence ATGGCCGGCTCACGCCAGTCCGTACAGCTGACCGAGGCGGAGATCGAGGAGTTCCTCGCCTCGCAGATGAAGGTGCAGGTCGCGACCGTCGGCCCCGACGGCGCTCCGCACCTGACCACGCTGTTCTACGTGCTCGACGAAGGCAAGATCGTCTTCTGGACCTACGGGTCCTCGCAGAAGGTCCGCAACCTGCGCCGAGACCCCCGGGTCACCTGCCTGGTCGAGGACGGCGTCGACTACTTCGAGCTGCGCGGAGTGAGCATCACCGGCAAGGCGCGGCTCGTGGAGGACTACGACGAGATCAAGGGCATCGGCTCGCGGGTGATGACCCGCATGGCCGGCGGCGCGGACCTCGGCGAGCTCGGCGAGGAGCTGGTGTCGAAGCAGGCCCACAAGCGCGTCGGCATCGTCATCGAGCCCGACAAGGTCGCAAGCTGGGACCATCGCAAGCTGGGCGCGCTGCCCGGTCAAGGCTGA